From one Simplicispira suum genomic stretch:
- the pelF gene encoding GT4 family glycosyltransferase PelF, with product MSRPQASDADVALLLEGTFPYVSGGVSSWINQIIRAFPEVRFAIVFLGSRRADYLEFKYELPANVVHFEEHFLYDNLTSDTEPAMRPGDAKAFRMVERLIAALREGLDSPQAMDAFREVTRHMHPDGALQLDDFLYSTRAWDILCEVYRRDCTDPSFVDFFWTVRIMFQPLWLLARVASQLIPVKAVHCASTGYAGFLGALLAQSRSVPLVLSEHGIYTKERKIDLFKSEWIRDNRNVFQRDPTELSYFRQMWIHFFEWLGRYCYTLADPIIALYEANRQRQIADGAAPERSFNIPNGIQLARFAPLRAQRPAEPPPVLCLIGRVVPIKDIKTFVRAMRRVVNQLPQAEGWIAGPADEDAEYAHECHNLVRSLGLEENVRFLGFQRVEDLMPRIGLVVLSSISEALPLVLLEGYAAGVPAVATDVGSCRQLVEGLDEQDKLLGHSGSVVPIADPQRLADAALALLQDATAWQAASQAAIARVERYYTDTLMFERYGAVYERALGRPMGAL from the coding sequence GTGAGCCGTCCGCAAGCCTCCGACGCCGATGTCGCGCTGCTGCTCGAAGGAACGTTTCCCTACGTCAGCGGCGGCGTTTCGAGCTGGATCAACCAGATCATTCGCGCGTTTCCAGAAGTTCGTTTTGCCATTGTGTTTCTGGGCAGCCGACGCGCTGACTATCTGGAATTCAAGTACGAACTCCCGGCGAACGTCGTGCATTTCGAAGAGCATTTTCTCTACGACAACCTGACTTCAGACACCGAACCCGCCATGCGTCCTGGCGACGCCAAGGCGTTTCGCATGGTCGAACGCTTGATCGCAGCGCTGCGAGAAGGGTTGGACAGTCCGCAGGCCATGGACGCATTTCGAGAGGTGACGCGGCACATGCACCCGGACGGCGCGCTGCAACTGGACGATTTTCTCTACAGCACGCGGGCCTGGGACATCCTGTGCGAGGTATACCGCCGCGATTGCACCGACCCATCGTTCGTCGATTTCTTCTGGACCGTGCGCATCATGTTCCAGCCGCTGTGGTTGCTGGCCCGCGTGGCCAGTCAACTGATTCCCGTCAAGGCGGTGCACTGCGCGTCCACCGGATACGCCGGATTTCTCGGCGCGCTGCTGGCACAAAGCCGCAGCGTGCCGTTGGTGCTCTCAGAGCACGGTATTTACACCAAAGAACGCAAGATTGATCTATTCAAGAGCGAATGGATCCGTGACAACCGCAACGTATTTCAGCGCGATCCGACCGAGCTTTCGTACTTTCGCCAGATGTGGATTCACTTCTTCGAGTGGCTGGGACGGTACTGCTACACGTTGGCCGACCCCATCATTGCGCTCTACGAGGCCAACCGCCAGCGTCAGATCGCAGACGGCGCCGCGCCAGAACGCAGCTTCAACATTCCCAACGGCATCCAGTTGGCGCGCTTTGCGCCGCTGCGTGCACAGCGGCCAGCAGAGCCTCCACCCGTGCTCTGTCTGATCGGGCGCGTGGTGCCCATCAAGGACATCAAAACCTTCGTGCGTGCCATGCGCCGGGTGGTGAACCAGTTGCCGCAAGCAGAAGGCTGGATTGCCGGGCCGGCGGACGAAGATGCCGAATACGCCCACGAATGCCACAACCTGGTGCGTAGCCTGGGGCTGGAGGAGAACGTTCGGTTTTTGGGTTTCCAGCGTGTCGAAGACTTGATGCCGCGCATTGGTCTGGTGGTGCTGTCATCGATCAGCGAAGCGCTCCCGCTGGTGCTGCTCGAAGGCTACGCAGCCGGCGTTCCGGCCGTGGCCACAGATGTCGGCTCCTGCCGCCAACTGGTCGAAGGACTGGACGAGCAAGATAAATTGCTAGGCCACTCAGGCAGCGTGGTTCCCATTGCCGATCCGCAGCGCCTCGCGGACGCGGCGCTCGCGCTGCTGCAAGATGCAACGGCGTGGCAAGCGGCCAGCCAGGCTGCGATCGCCAGGGTGGAGCGCTACTACACCGACACCTTGATGTTCGAGCGCTATGGCGCTGTGTACGAACGGGCACTCGGCCGCCCGATGGGAGCCCTCTGA
- a CDS encoding PelD GGDEF domain-containing protein: protein MTPSSDTPAARRRLAGDHTGPQPATHWPTTLLGKLAVTGNRPAVMLGETLLLPIIALALGFAWSPNDPLWTEGFPWSWLAPVILALRYGPLAGLGGSVVLLLGWLALHLGSYDEFPQFFFLGGLILVMLVGEFSSLWQARTRRAETLQLYLDQRMEHLVRQHYLLRLSHDRLEQELIGRPMSMRDALSMLQEAGAGPQGPETLLRLLAQYCQLETASLCRVVDDEVLPEALASIGRTRPVVAGDAMVRQAIEGRRLCHISQALRDEKDTRYLVAAPLLDLGGELYGLLVVEEMPFFSLHDENLQTINLLLGYYTDGLSAHALAQPILEALPDCPVPFAFEARRLAHIRAMTHVSSVVVALEFLPRAISSGLPDQVRRLKRELDETWLIDAPNRQVLAVLMPLGDANTAQGYISRLEQWCDQKAGQSLAQAGIFAHVIGLEWGNTLTLLQRIEALAHA from the coding sequence ATGACTCCCTCGTCAGACACTCCCGCTGCCCGACGCCGGCTCGCGGGTGACCACACCGGCCCGCAACCTGCCACGCACTGGCCCACCACCTTGTTGGGCAAGCTTGCGGTAACGGGCAATCGGCCCGCCGTGATGCTGGGAGAAACCCTGCTGCTCCCCATCATTGCGCTTGCACTGGGTTTTGCGTGGAGTCCGAACGACCCGCTTTGGACCGAAGGATTCCCTTGGTCGTGGCTGGCACCGGTGATTCTGGCGCTGCGCTATGGGCCACTCGCGGGCCTGGGAGGCTCCGTCGTTTTGCTGCTGGGCTGGCTGGCGCTTCATCTGGGCAGCTACGACGAATTTCCACAGTTCTTTTTTCTGGGCGGACTCATCCTGGTCATGCTGGTGGGCGAATTTTCCAGCCTCTGGCAGGCTCGGACCCGACGCGCTGAAACCCTCCAACTTTATCTGGACCAGCGCATGGAGCACTTGGTGCGCCAGCATTATTTGCTGCGCTTGTCGCACGATCGTCTGGAGCAGGAACTCATCGGACGCCCCATGTCGATGCGCGACGCGCTGTCCATGCTGCAAGAGGCCGGCGCTGGTCCGCAAGGCCCGGAAACGCTACTGCGCCTGCTGGCACAGTATTGTCAGCTTGAGACAGCCTCCCTGTGCAGGGTTGTCGATGACGAAGTGCTTCCCGAGGCACTGGCAAGCATAGGCCGCACCCGTCCAGTAGTGGCTGGCGATGCGATGGTGCGGCAGGCGATTGAGGGGCGGCGCCTGTGCCATATCAGTCAAGCGCTCCGGGATGAGAAGGACACCCGCTACCTCGTGGCTGCACCGCTGCTGGACCTGGGCGGCGAGTTGTATGGTCTGCTGGTGGTAGAAGAAATGCCTTTCTTCTCGCTACACGACGAGAACCTGCAGACGATCAACCTTCTGCTCGGGTACTACACCGATGGCCTGTCGGCCCATGCCCTGGCCCAGCCCATTCTGGAGGCGCTTCCCGACTGTCCAGTGCCTTTTGCCTTCGAAGCTCGGCGCCTTGCCCATATCCGGGCCATGACCCATGTGTCCAGTGTGGTGGTCGCACTTGAGTTTCTGCCACGCGCCATTTCCTCGGGTTTGCCCGATCAGGTACGCCGGCTCAAACGTGAGCTTGACGAGACCTGGCTCATCGACGCACCCAATCGCCAGGTTCTTGCAGTGTTGATGCCGCTTGGCGACGCGAACACGGCACAGGGCTACATCTCACGGCTGGAGCAATGGTGCGACCAGAAGGCGGGCCAATCCCTCGCGCAAGCAGGCATCTTTGCTCACGTCATCGGATTGGAGTGGGGCAACACCCTCACGCTCTTGCAGCGCATTGAAGCGCTTGCACATGCTTAA
- a CDS encoding penicillin-binding protein activator LpoB translates to MSYLSAVLRHLKILIPGGVLALLGACSTTDRGPAPTLERQAAWVVLPFANHTETPLAGNRAEAVALALLHAQGVGTVKRYVSTTQQEALFDVAEGKRQQEALEWAREQQARYALTGAVDEWRYKVGVDGEPAAGVTLQIIDVASGETLWTAAGGKSGWSREALSAVGQKLIRELLQSGLAAAR, encoded by the coding sequence ATGAGCTATCTATCCGCTGTCCTTCGGCATCTGAAAATTCTGATCCCAGGCGGCGTGCTTGCGCTGCTCGGCGCATGCTCCACCACCGACCGTGGACCCGCTCCAACGCTGGAGCGCCAAGCCGCGTGGGTGGTGCTGCCGTTCGCCAACCACACCGAAACACCGCTTGCGGGCAACCGCGCCGAAGCGGTTGCTCTGGCTCTGCTGCACGCGCAGGGCGTGGGAACCGTCAAACGCTACGTCTCCACCACCCAGCAAGAGGCACTGTTCGACGTCGCCGAGGGCAAGCGCCAGCAAGAAGCCTTGGAATGGGCACGCGAACAGCAGGCACGCTACGCGCTGACCGGTGCCGTGGACGAGTGGCGCTACAAAGTGGGCGTCGATGGCGAACCCGCAGCGGGAGTGACCCTTCAAATCATCGACGTCGCATCGGGCGAGACACTGTGGACCGCCGCAGGTGGAAAAAGCGGCTGGAGCCGGGAAGCGCTCTCGGCTGTCGGGCAGAAACTGATTCGTGAGCTTTTGCAATCGGGCCTGGCCGCTGCTCGCTGA
- a CDS encoding tetratricopeptide repeat protein: protein MRASSLSAQAADRPVVAPDWLIVLLASMVCAALWLLYPRQDLERRLSDAADSPLSLAYLTNLLRSDTDNPQLRLLLARHQVTHGDWADARTTLQPALASSKPAIRRDALWVQWELSHAEYEAVPKTKSARKEVLLQDLRQQLRVLAEQQWPADKHARLLALTTQFNEPSLTAALSSQIPTEPPSPQEAAETYVRAARAALAKSDYAGCASYYLLARQATPDPQQAKQYYFSAVRALQSGNEPVAALALAEHELGELKGDREALLFLTNLARAAGRPDIAERYVRQLLKLALSHRWFDHGFAGPTALATKVSANLRRVAWQAAPQAFADRTTVPRYDDGAHYVEAQRRHWNADGNAPSKRLVADKPQAPAPALPYDEEIYTLGYAVFLENHNLEDAWALANAAVRQNPGSVVWRERLAQVSEWTLRLDVALSSWLVVAQQTQKDFAWQAVLRLAPGQFDDAALVDGLRYELRRKPHDRTLVRALVQAWERLGEPQPAIDFLKQRGGDPETIELLAELAERAGQPDLALESWRRLLKIPGQTTPQRAMQAAVLALGRDRADEGLAWLEAARAHPPADASASEFWRLTGQVAESRERTQLAVEAYRKLLKTGSSTMEDYDALVRLLQLDFPIEAAQVSAQAWQQFGEARHLTLALTLLSGRSQWKEFGRLIQQLETGTHRDTLPTLMGNTQFLRLVGTWHQNAGRMAQARRFFENGLRASPDSPDMQQALLWLLIDSNDTVALRSVLATHERTWQRSEAVHDALAASYQALSLPQTALSRYLTPRFQVMQGDFLWLMNYADALDQNQQTDRAWRLRRHLLSREWREAQASAGEQKRSRADALKLWLSQEGLDQTRRVARARLAITQRPGDPAADVLRELLRLDRDANGGYSNAAAETAIGWLQDAGEFTAERAFLWHQYARTRAVRANRPLWADISVALAEDDRAASGQLLERFDERLPRYDRIHAASVAQDIRLAQSAAFNASNDQHDDAPLHLQLTENLLAFSDHAEVKLLATQLGGMNEGQSHATLHWALGPRLTMDLEFRSIQRRSTDARVVQSPPNEERLEAKFRWRHLDGESGLLATNRDGHRNTQPLQLWHEQRVDNRLSWRIEAGRQLPSDESLTLRIAGMKTRAAASVRYQVTRQDEFLLMHAAERYQLQTGATVGSGRHSSIQYTHTYRQDAPLLALSAFWSTHAYTRRDPSDLDPSDLDFRRYLPPDTGALGRDFFLPGNFRFYGIELSTNMRYEEEYSRALRPFASVSRTWHSQLGPGYGVRLGIAGSVWAVDHLSLSLGQSKSGVQSQDRTRDLQLSYRLHF, encoded by the coding sequence GTGCGCGCGTCGAGCTTGAGTGCACAGGCCGCTGACCGTCCGGTCGTTGCGCCCGACTGGCTCATCGTACTGCTGGCCAGCATGGTGTGCGCTGCGCTGTGGCTGCTTTACCCACGCCAGGATCTGGAGCGGCGTCTGTCGGACGCAGCGGATTCGCCGCTCTCGCTTGCCTACCTAACCAACCTGCTGCGCAGCGACACCGACAACCCGCAACTGCGGCTCCTGCTGGCGCGGCACCAAGTGACACACGGCGATTGGGCCGACGCACGCACCACCCTCCAACCCGCCCTTGCATCAAGCAAACCCGCCATCCGGCGCGACGCTCTCTGGGTGCAATGGGAGCTGAGCCACGCTGAATACGAGGCGGTGCCCAAAACCAAGTCCGCCCGCAAAGAAGTGCTGCTGCAGGACCTGCGCCAACAGCTGCGCGTCCTTGCAGAGCAACAATGGCCGGCCGACAAGCACGCGCGATTGCTGGCCCTCACCACCCAATTCAACGAGCCCAGCCTGACTGCTGCGCTGAGCAGCCAGATCCCCACCGAACCGCCCAGTCCGCAGGAAGCAGCAGAAACCTACGTGCGCGCTGCGCGGGCGGCACTGGCAAAGTCGGACTACGCTGGCTGCGCTTCCTACTACCTGCTGGCTCGGCAGGCCACACCCGATCCACAGCAAGCCAAGCAGTACTACTTTTCGGCCGTGCGCGCCCTGCAGTCGGGCAACGAACCCGTTGCAGCACTGGCACTTGCCGAGCACGAACTGGGCGAACTGAAAGGCGACCGGGAGGCACTGCTCTTTTTGACCAATCTGGCACGCGCCGCAGGGCGGCCCGACATTGCCGAGCGCTACGTACGCCAACTCCTCAAGCTCGCGCTCAGCCATCGCTGGTTCGACCACGGTTTCGCGGGGCCAACGGCCTTGGCCACCAAAGTGAGTGCAAACCTGCGCCGCGTAGCGTGGCAAGCTGCGCCCCAAGCCTTTGCAGACCGGACCACTGTCCCGCGTTACGACGATGGCGCGCACTACGTGGAGGCTCAGCGGCGCCACTGGAATGCCGATGGCAACGCACCAAGCAAGCGCCTCGTGGCCGACAAACCCCAGGCGCCTGCACCCGCCCTGCCCTATGACGAAGAGATCTACACCCTCGGTTACGCGGTATTCCTGGAGAACCACAACTTGGAAGACGCGTGGGCGCTTGCCAATGCAGCCGTGCGCCAAAACCCTGGCAGCGTAGTGTGGCGGGAGCGGCTGGCGCAGGTCTCGGAGTGGACCCTGCGCCTGGACGTCGCCCTGAGCAGCTGGCTGGTGGTGGCCCAGCAAACGCAGAAGGATTTCGCGTGGCAGGCGGTGTTGCGGCTCGCTCCCGGTCAATTCGACGACGCCGCACTGGTGGACGGATTGCGCTACGAGTTGCGACGCAAGCCCCACGATAGAACTCTGGTTCGCGCGCTGGTGCAGGCATGGGAGCGACTGGGCGAACCGCAGCCCGCAATCGACTTCCTGAAGCAACGCGGCGGCGACCCTGAAACGATCGAGCTGCTTGCCGAGCTGGCCGAGCGCGCCGGCCAGCCCGATCTTGCGCTGGAGAGCTGGCGGCGCCTGCTCAAGATTCCCGGCCAGACCACACCGCAACGCGCCATGCAGGCGGCCGTACTGGCACTGGGACGCGATCGTGCCGACGAAGGACTGGCCTGGCTGGAGGCCGCACGCGCGCATCCGCCAGCCGATGCAAGCGCCAGCGAGTTCTGGCGCCTGACCGGCCAGGTGGCAGAGAGCCGCGAGCGCACGCAACTCGCGGTCGAAGCCTACCGCAAGCTGCTAAAGACCGGGTCAAGCACCATGGAAGACTACGACGCCTTGGTCCGCTTGCTGCAGCTCGATTTTCCAATCGAGGCGGCGCAAGTGTCTGCGCAGGCTTGGCAACAGTTTGGCGAAGCCCGCCATCTCACGCTAGCGCTGACTTTGCTCTCTGGCCGCAGCCAATGGAAGGAATTCGGGCGCCTCATCCAACAGCTTGAAACGGGCACCCACCGCGACACCCTGCCCACGCTGATGGGCAACACCCAGTTTCTGCGACTGGTCGGTACCTGGCATCAGAACGCAGGACGCATGGCACAGGCGCGACGTTTTTTCGAAAATGGATTGCGAGCCAGCCCCGATTCGCCCGACATGCAGCAGGCCTTGCTATGGTTGCTGATCGACAGCAACGACACCGTCGCGCTGCGCAGCGTGCTGGCTACCCACGAACGAACATGGCAACGCTCGGAAGCCGTCCATGACGCACTTGCCGCCTCATACCAGGCTCTTTCGCTTCCGCAGACTGCCTTGAGTCGCTACCTCACACCCAGATTCCAGGTGATGCAGGGCGATTTTTTGTGGCTGATGAACTATGCCGATGCGTTGGACCAAAACCAACAGACCGACCGTGCGTGGCGACTGCGCCGACACCTGCTCTCGCGCGAGTGGCGCGAGGCGCAAGCCAGCGCAGGGGAGCAGAAGCGGAGTCGGGCCGACGCCCTCAAACTTTGGCTCAGCCAGGAAGGGCTGGACCAGACCCGGCGCGTCGCACGTGCCCGTCTGGCCATCACGCAGCGGCCCGGTGACCCAGCCGCTGACGTCCTTCGGGAGCTGCTACGCCTGGACCGCGACGCCAACGGCGGCTATTCCAACGCCGCAGCCGAAACAGCCATTGGCTGGCTGCAGGATGCAGGAGAGTTCACAGCAGAGCGTGCCTTTTTGTGGCATCAATACGCCCGCACCCGCGCCGTGCGCGCCAATCGCCCACTGTGGGCTGACATCAGCGTCGCTCTGGCGGAAGACGACCGCGCCGCCAGTGGCCAGCTGCTCGAACGCTTTGACGAGCGCCTGCCGCGCTACGACCGCATCCATGCCGCATCGGTGGCGCAAGACATTCGGCTCGCGCAAAGCGCGGCTTTTAACGCGAGCAACGACCAGCACGACGACGCACCTTTGCACCTGCAGCTGACCGAAAACTTGCTGGCCTTCAGCGACCACGCCGAGGTGAAATTGCTCGCCACGCAACTCGGCGGCATGAACGAAGGCCAGAGCCATGCCACACTGCACTGGGCATTGGGTCCCCGCCTGACGATGGACCTTGAATTTCGAAGCATTCAGCGGCGGTCGACCGATGCGCGGGTGGTGCAGTCGCCGCCCAACGAAGAGCGCTTAGAAGCGAAGTTTCGCTGGCGCCATCTGGATGGCGAATCGGGCCTTTTGGCCACGAACCGCGATGGGCATCGCAACACCCAACCTCTGCAGCTCTGGCACGAGCAGCGTGTGGACAATCGCCTGAGCTGGCGAATTGAAGCCGGGCGCCAGTTACCGTCGGACGAAAGCCTGACGCTGCGCATCGCAGGGATGAAGACGCGGGCCGCTGCCAGCGTGCGCTACCAAGTCACCCGACAAGACGAGTTTTTGCTGATGCACGCCGCTGAGCGCTATCAGCTGCAGACAGGCGCCACGGTGGGCAGCGGGCGCCACAGCTCCATTCAGTACACCCACACCTACCGGCAGGACGCCCCCTTGCTCGCACTCAGTGCGTTTTGGTCCACCCATGCCTACACGCGCAGAGACCCCTCCGATCTCGACCCATCTGACCTCGACTTTCGGCGCTACCTGCCGCCGGACACAGGCGCGCTTGGCAGGGATTTCTTTCTACCCGGCAACTTTCGCTTCTACGGCATCGAATTGTCTACCAACATGCGCTACGAAGAGGAATACTCGCGCGCGCTGCGTCCTTTCGCCAGCGTCAGTCGCACCTGGCACAGCCAACTTGGGCCGGGCTACGGTGTGCGCCTGGGCATCGCAGGCAGCGTCTGGGCTGTTGACCACCTGAGCCTGAGCCTGGGGCAGTCCAAATCGGGCGTCCAGTCGCAGGACCGGACGCGGGATCTGCAGTTGAGCTACCGCCTTCATTTTTAG
- a CDS encoding bifunctional glycoside hydrolase 114/ polysaccharide deacetylase family protein, producing the protein MVVVEPDHASALPSTQHGQEVVAYVSVAEVHPSRSYFKEIPPEWKLARNGDWKSDVIDQTPDGWPDFFAERVVGPLWKRGYRGFFLDTLDSYRLAEKFDEQAQQQGLVRVIETLHARFPGIQLILNRGFEIVPRVHDKIRMVAAESLYRGWSAKTRSYQEVGTTDRQWLAAQLRTVRDEWKLPVLVIDYVPPHDRELTRATAERIQADGFIPWVADSALETVGIGMIEPVPRHILVLYNGAESPALNYSNAHRFLQMPLNYMGYVVDYADVREPLPEGIGRDRYAGVATWFSGFIPEARRKSVAQWLQLRMTEGMPLAVVGDIGQSPEPRWARRLSIQTEPVETQGSLRIEAHHPMMGFEASLPLPTRNYQPAKLTDPEAAQFTPLVQLRDERGGTFVAGAIAPWGGFILDPYALIEVPGSDDARWVIDPFVFLTQALRLEPMPVPDTTTENGRRLLLAHVDGDGFPSLAEFPGSPFAAQVLLKDIFETYRIPQTMSIIESEVAPDGLYPNLSPKLEAIAKAMFQLPHIEIGSHTYSHPFLWDRSVRHGLFQDDKEAAYNLNIPGYTMDLAREIVGSTAYINRRLAPQGKQVKILQWSGDTAPGAKALEISSRAGLLNINGGDTSITRSNPSLTAVGALGIRKNGYLQVYAPITNENIYTNLWRGPFYGFERAIESFEMTDSPRRIKPVGIYYHVYSASKRAGLHALHKVYDWALARPLHPVHASEFAEKVQDFYGYAIAREKGGWRVRGNGALRTLRIPSGIAAPNLALSVGVVGIHPGIDGAYVALAGDSAFLAPTPQSTSTQASRPSLFEANGRIEKWQATEPGRLSFDLRAYVPLEFSLSGASHCRAKANGRAVTAQPRTAGQASDVQYFQLKDQRARVELECTGR; encoded by the coding sequence ATGGTGGTCGTTGAGCCGGACCACGCGTCGGCCCTCCCCTCTACTCAGCACGGACAGGAAGTGGTTGCCTATGTCTCTGTGGCGGAGGTGCACCCGTCACGCAGCTACTTCAAAGAAATTCCGCCAGAATGGAAGCTCGCGCGCAATGGCGACTGGAAATCCGACGTCATTGACCAAACACCCGATGGGTGGCCCGATTTTTTTGCCGAACGGGTTGTCGGGCCGTTATGGAAGCGTGGCTACCGCGGATTTTTCCTCGATACGCTTGATTCCTACCGACTCGCCGAAAAATTTGACGAGCAAGCGCAGCAGCAGGGTTTGGTGCGTGTGATTGAAACACTGCACGCGCGTTTTCCGGGCATCCAGCTGATTCTGAACCGGGGCTTCGAGATCGTTCCTCGGGTGCACGACAAGATTCGAATGGTGGCGGCAGAATCCTTGTACCGAGGATGGAGTGCCAAAACGCGCAGCTATCAGGAAGTTGGCACAACAGACCGGCAGTGGCTTGCAGCGCAGTTGCGCACGGTGCGTGACGAGTGGAAGCTGCCGGTGCTGGTCATCGACTACGTGCCGCCCCACGACCGCGAACTCACGCGGGCCACTGCAGAGCGTATCCAGGCAGATGGATTCATCCCCTGGGTGGCAGACAGCGCACTTGAAACAGTGGGCATCGGCATGATCGAGCCGGTGCCACGCCACATTTTGGTGCTCTACAACGGTGCGGAGTCGCCCGCCCTCAACTATTCGAACGCGCACCGCTTTTTGCAGATGCCGCTCAATTACATGGGCTACGTGGTCGATTACGCGGACGTTCGTGAGCCCTTACCGGAGGGCATCGGACGCGACCGTTACGCGGGTGTGGCCACCTGGTTTTCAGGATTTATCCCAGAAGCCAGGCGCAAGTCTGTGGCGCAATGGCTGCAGTTGCGCATGACGGAAGGCATGCCGCTGGCCGTGGTTGGCGATATCGGCCAGTCGCCTGAGCCGCGCTGGGCTCGCAGACTGAGCATACAGACCGAGCCAGTGGAAACGCAGGGTTCGCTGCGCATCGAAGCGCATCACCCCATGATGGGATTCGAGGCCAGCCTTCCGTTGCCCACGCGCAATTACCAGCCGGCGAAGTTGACAGACCCCGAAGCCGCGCAGTTCACACCCCTGGTTCAGTTGCGCGACGAGCGCGGCGGCACATTCGTTGCGGGTGCCATCGCACCTTGGGGTGGATTCATCCTGGATCCCTACGCTCTCATCGAAGTTCCTGGAAGCGACGATGCACGCTGGGTCATTGATCCGTTCGTGTTTCTCACCCAGGCGCTGCGCTTGGAGCCGATGCCCGTGCCGGACACCACCACGGAAAACGGTCGCCGCCTGCTGCTGGCGCATGTTGACGGAGATGGCTTTCCGTCACTGGCCGAGTTCCCTGGGAGCCCCTTTGCTGCGCAGGTGCTGCTCAAAGACATCTTCGAAACCTACCGCATCCCACAGACCATGTCGATCATCGAGTCTGAAGTGGCACCGGACGGTCTCTACCCCAACCTCAGCCCGAAGCTTGAGGCGATTGCCAAAGCCATGTTTCAGTTGCCCCACATAGAAATAGGCAGCCACACTTATTCACACCCCTTCCTCTGGGATCGAAGTGTGCGCCATGGCCTGTTCCAGGACGACAAAGAGGCCGCCTACAACCTCAACATTCCTGGCTACACCATGGACCTTGCACGCGAGATCGTCGGCTCCACGGCTTACATCAACCGGCGCCTGGCACCGCAAGGCAAGCAAGTCAAGATTTTGCAGTGGTCAGGTGATACCGCCCCCGGCGCCAAGGCGCTTGAAATCAGCAGCCGCGCGGGCCTCCTCAACATCAATGGTGGCGACACCTCGATCACGCGCAGCAATCCATCGCTGACCGCTGTCGGTGCGCTAGGCATCCGCAAGAATGGCTATTTGCAGGTGTACGCGCCGATCACCAATGAGAATATCTACACCAATCTCTGGCGCGGTCCCTTTTACGGCTTCGAGCGCGCCATCGAGAGCTTTGAGATGACGGACAGCCCCCGCCGCATCAAACCTGTGGGCATCTATTACCACGTGTACTCCGCCAGCAAACGTGCAGGACTGCACGCGCTGCACAAGGTCTATGACTGGGCGCTCGCCCGTCCCTTGCACCCCGTCCACGCCTCTGAGTTCGCCGAAAAGGTGCAGGACTTTTATGGCTATGCCATCGCCCGCGAAAAAGGGGGCTGGCGGGTGCGCGGCAACGGCGCGCTACGCACGCTGCGCATTCCCTCTGGAATCGCAGCGCCCAATCTCGCGCTCAGTGTGGGGGTGGTCGGCATTCACCCCGGAATCGACGGCGCCTACGTTGCCCTGGCAGGCGACTCGGCCTTTCTCGCACCGACGCCCCAAAGCACCTCGACGCAGGCCAGCCGCCCCTCGCTGTTCGAAGCCAATGGCCGCATTGAAAAATGGCAAGCAACCGAGCCAGGTCGACTTTCATTCGACCTGCGCGCCTACGTGCCGCTTGAGTTCTCACTTTCCGGCGCCAGCCACTGCCGGGCGAAGGCCAACGGACGTGCCGTGACCGCACAACCGCGTACGGCCGGACAGGCCAGTGATGTGCAGTATTTTCAATTGAAGGACCAGCGTGCGCGCGTCGAGCTTGAGTGCACAGGCCGCTGA